ACGGATGCTAACAGCAGCTCGGAAAGGGTGCGCACGGCTCGAAACCCCGCGGGAACGGGCTTCGGTACCACTGGTGAGCGGTCAGTAGCGGGTCGCGATCGTCCCCGCGGCGCGGTCGTGCAGACCACGGGTGTCACGGTCGTAGACCACGGCTGGGATCACCAGGCACAACAGCAGGGTGCGCACGGCCATCGACGCGAACCAGGGCCAGCCGCGCTCTCCGGTCGCCGTGATACCGACGCCGACGATCCGCCGCCCGATCGTTGTACCGAACAGGGTCAGCAGGACGATGTTCATCGCCGCGAACACCACCAGGGTGGACAGGGTGGTGAAGTTGGTGAGCGCCAGGGCCTCGGGCTCACCGCCGGCGGCCGCGGCCGCCGCGACCTCCTGCCCGATCAGGCCGAGGTTGATCGCGCCCCACACCAGCATCGCGGAGATGCCCCAGTCCAGGGCGAGCCCGACCAGGCGGCGCACCACTCCGGGCACCGAACCGGTGCCCTCCTCGGGCAGGCCGAGCCGGTTGCCCCGGTAACGGAAGTCGTCTTCAGGAGGCGCGGGGGGACCGCTCCGGCTCTTGTCACTCATGGTTTTCACGTTATCCGCCGCTCAGCGCACCCTGCGCGCGGGCCCGCGCGAGCACTGTGACACGACAGGGAGACGACCATGGCCCCCGTCACACCGAGGGGGTCGATGCGCCCTGATTTCGCCATGAAACAGGCGGAATCACCGGGTCAACCGCCTTGGTCTGCGAAAACGGACAGCTCCGTAACATGCAGGAAACAATCGAGACACCGCGTGGAAATCACGCGCTCCTAGCTTCGATAAAGAAGCCGGGAGACGGCGCGTTGGTCCGACATGTCCGCGACGAAGCGGACCACGGACCCGTCGTCTCAGCCACCTGCACGGAGGTTCCGTTTTGTTCAGCAGCGTCGACGAGGTACTCGCCTACATCCGAGACGAGGACGTCAAGTTCCTCGACGTCCGGTTCACGGACCTGTTCGGAGGCGTGAACCACGTCACCCTCCCGATCCAGAACGTGGACGAGTCCACCTTCACCGACGGCCAGATGTTCGACGGCTCCTCGATCCGCGGCTTCCAGGCCATCCACGAGTCCGACATGCTGCTGCTCCCCGACCTGAGCACCGGCGTCCTCGACCCGTTCCGCAAGCACAAGACGCTGAACATGACGTTCTTCGTCCACGACCCGCTCACGCTGGAGTCGTACAGCCGCGACCCGCGTAACGTCGCCCGCAAGGCCGAGGCCTACCTCAAGGGTTCGGGCGTCGCGGACACCGCGTTCTTCGGCCCCGAGGCCGAGTTCTACATCTTCGACGACGTCAAGTTCGAGACGCGTGCGAACACCGGCTACTACGAGATCGACTCCATCGAGGGCGCCTGGAACACCGGCTCCGCGATCGAGGGCGGCAACCGCGGCTACCGTCCGCGCTTCAAGGGCGGCTACTTCCCCGTCGAGCCGGTCGACCACTACAGCGACCTGCGCTCCGACATGGTGCAGACCCTGATCGAGTCCGGCATCGAGGTGGAGCTGCAGCACCACGAGGTCGGCACCGCGGGCCAGGCCGAGATCGGCATCAAGTTCGGCACGCTGCTCCAGCAGGCCGACAAGGTCCAGCTGTACAAGTACATCGTCAAGAACGTCGCCAACGAGGCGGGCAAGACCGCCACGTTCATGCCCAAGCCGCTCTTCGGCGACAACGGCTCCGGCATGCACTGCCACCAGAGCCTGTGGAAGGACGGCGAGCCGCTGTTCTTCGACGAGTCCGGCTACGGCCAGCTCTCGGACACGGCCCGCTACTACATCGGTGGTCTGCTCAAGCACGCCTCGGCGCTGCTGGCCTTCACCAACCCGACGGTGAACTCCTTCCACCGCCTGGTGCCGGGCTACGAGGCCCCGATCAACCTGGTCTACAGCCAGCGGAACCGTTCGGCCTGCATCCGCCTGCCGCTCACCGGT
This DNA window, taken from Nocardiopsis exhalans, encodes the following:
- a CDS encoding RDD family protein, with the protein product MSDKSRSGPPAPPEDDFRYRGNRLGLPEEGTGSVPGVVRRLVGLALDWGISAMLVWGAINLGLIGQEVAAAAAAGGEPEALALTNFTTLSTLVVFAAMNIVLLTLFGTTIGRRIVGVGITATGERGWPWFASMAVRTLLLCLVIPAVVYDRDTRGLHDRAAGTIATRY
- the glnA gene encoding type I glutamate--ammonia ligase — protein: MFSSVDEVLAYIRDEDVKFLDVRFTDLFGGVNHVTLPIQNVDESTFTDGQMFDGSSIRGFQAIHESDMLLLPDLSTGVLDPFRKHKTLNMTFFVHDPLTLESYSRDPRNVARKAEAYLKGSGVADTAFFGPEAEFYIFDDVKFETRANTGYYEIDSIEGAWNTGSAIEGGNRGYRPRFKGGYFPVEPVDHYSDLRSDMVQTLIESGIEVELQHHEVGTAGQAEIGIKFGTLLQQADKVQLYKYIVKNVANEAGKTATFMPKPLFGDNGSGMHCHQSLWKDGEPLFFDESGYGQLSDTARYYIGGLLKHASALLAFTNPTVNSFHRLVPGYEAPINLVYSQRNRSACIRLPLTGSNPKAKRIEFRVPDPSANPYLAFSAMLMAGLDGIKNKIEPPEPVDKDLYELPPAEAAAIETVPASLDEALLALEADHEFLLEGGVFTKDLIETYIDFKRTEEIDSLRLRPHPREFELYYDI